A part of Rhodamnia argentea isolate NSW1041297 chromosome 8, ASM2092103v1, whole genome shotgun sequence genomic DNA contains:
- the LOC115736571 gene encoding BAG family molecular chaperone regulator 4-like, which produces MAVAKDMSKEVPPGDPAGRQSGLEAQTGDLGVSRAHEAVAKVRAEVDKLSEKVASLETDLRSGSWVDDKELVALTEMLMVQLLELDATEADGEARVERRVEVCRVQSIVETLDRLKARNSDPLSGTRNATAADTKSEQIKSQIGVVNAQGSLQSSTRITLDWELFD; this is translated from the exons ATGGCGGTCGCGAAGGACATGTCGAAAGAGGTTCCACCGGGGGACCCGGCCGGCCGACAGAGCGGGCTCGAGGCCCAGACCGGAGATCTAGGCGTTTCTCGAGCACATGAGGCAGTCGCCAAGGTCAGAGCAGAGGTCGATAAGCTGTCTGAGAAG GTTGCCTCGTTGGAGACGGACCTTCGCAGCGGAAGCTGGGTCGACGACAAGGAACTCGTTGCCTTGACAGAGATGCTCATGGTGCAGTTGCTCGAATTGGACGCGACCGAGGCTGATGGAGAAGCAAGAGTCGAAAGGAGAGTCGAG GTATGTCGAGTCCAGAGCATTGTGGAAACACTTGACAGGCTAAAGGCGAGAAACTCCGACCCTTTGAGTGGAACCAGAAATGCTACAGCGGCCGACACCAAGAGCGAGCAGATCAAGTCACAAATCGGCGTCGTAAATGCCCAAGGCAGCTTGCAATCTTCTACAAGAATCACTCTGGACTGGGAATTGTTCGACTAA
- the LOC115736570 gene encoding RING-H2 finger protein ATL63 produces the protein MVSLSSPSTPDPSAAARRGRSHIADTISSYDGNVMLAAIISLLLVILFVLLLHFYAKCFLSSSSPRRRILPPPSSAALSARLQTLTRDTALLSPSPASRGLDPSTISSIPLFVARPGGGGGGKDEECVVCLGGFEENDVGRRLPECGHGFHVDCIDTWLRSRASCPVCREPVVASMRDEAKNKNKLAVAEDANSDDSAQESRDPTVQEETDPSSTETVIDILPDGGDGDAGSPSSPPPARAQQSTTSLGCSLKRMLSRSRAESKIHPSSASSPSSVNINEPESNASC, from the coding sequence ATGGTGAGCCTGTCGAGCCCATCCACACCCGACCCGTCCGCGGCGGCGAGGCGGGGCCGGAGCCACATCGCGGACACCATTTCCTCCTACGACGGCAACGTCATGCTCGCCGCCATCATCTCCCTCCTCCTCGTCATCCtcttcgtcctcctcctccacttcTACGCCAAGTGCTTCCTCTCGTCCTCCTCACCCCGCCGCCGaatcctccctcctccttcctccgccgcCCTCTCCGCTCGCCTCCAGACGCTCACCCGCGACACTGCCCTCCTCTCGCCTAGCCCTGCGTCCAGGGGCCTCGACCCCTCCACCATCTCGTCCATCCCTCTCTTCGTCGCGCGGCCCGGTGGCGGGGGCGGGGGGAAAGACGAGGAGTGCGTCGTCTGCCTGGGCGGCTTCGAGGAAAACGACGTCGGCCGGAGGCTGCCGGAATGCGGGCACGGGTTCCACGTGGACTGCATCGACACGTGGCTCCGCTCCCGCGCGAGCTGCCCCGTCTGCAGAGAGCCAGTCGTCGCTAGCATGCGCGACGAGgcgaagaacaagaacaagctGGCGGTGGCAGAGGATGCAAATTCGGACGACTCTGCGCAAGAGAGCAGAGACCCAACGGTTCAAGAAGAGACGGATCCGAGCTCGACTGAGACTGTGATCGACATCCTCCCcgacggcggcgacggcgacgcgGGCAGCCCGtcatcgccgccgccggcccGAGCTCAGCAATCCACGACGAGCCTCGGGTGTTCGCTGAAGAGAATGCTGAGCAGGAGCAGAGCAGAAAGCAAGATTCACCCGTCGTCGGCATCGTCGCCGTCATCTGTCAACATCAACGAACCGGAATCAAACGCTTCATGTTAA